Within the Endomicrobiales bacterium genome, the region ATACGCGAAAGTCAATTGTGGGGAATATGTTATTTTTTTGCTCAAGGTAGGTTAAAAACGGATTGTCAATGTTATTGTTTTTTAACGCATCATAAAGCTTTGTAAAGTTTACCAAGTGGTCTTTGGTGCGTTTTTCGGCGTATTCAACCATAGTGCCTGTGGTCATTATAAAAGCCCAGTCGGATGACTCGGCAAGTAACAGCTCTCTTGCCGCCTGGTTTAAGGCGCGGGTACGAAGCTCGCAAGGTGCTTGGTTCTGCCTGGCAAGCTCTACCATTCTATCCGCGGCTTTGTGCAGATGGCGATATATCCAATCGTTTGTTCCATTTAGCCAAACCTCGTAATAGCCCTTATCTCCCCACGACGAAGCAGCCGGTGAACAAACCTGATTTTTTGGAAACATCTCAAGGTACTTACTTGGCGTTATTGTTTTAAATATGTTCTGGTCGTAATGAATTTTGCGGAATAGATACTCTATAAACTTTGGCCCTTCAAACCACCAATGCCCGAAAAGTTCAGCATCATACATTGAAACAACCACCGGCGGCCTATCCATTACGGCTGAGAGGTGTTCAATTTGTTTTTGGCGGTTAAACATAAAGTTCCCTGCATGCGATGCGGCTTTTTGCATTGCCCAATCTGGGTTATAAGCTTCTTTTGCGCTAAGAGGAACTTTGCCAGTTATTCTATAATACTTCAACCCTATGTTGCGGCGCACACCGTCGGAGTGAAGGTAAGGGCGAATGTAATCATAATCAAGGTCATATCCTAAGTCACGGTAAAACTCGCGGTAATCAGGATCTCCCGGGTATCCGGTCTCGGCACTCCAAACCTGCTGGGCGGTTTCCATATCTCTGCCAAATGCGGCGACACCAGATGGCGTATATACAGGCGCAAAAACGCCATATTTTGGCCTTGGAGTTGAGTACAATATTCCGTGTGCTTCAAGGAAGAAAAAATTTATCCCCTCTTTTTTCAGATCCGCATCAACATTATCTGCATATGCACACTCCGGCAACCATATGCCTTTTGGCCGCCTTCCAAAAAGCCGTTCGTGTTCACTTGCGGCAACCCTCACTTGAGCCCGCAGAGATGTTTTATTTATTTTTAATGGTAAAAAACCGTGAGTGGCGCCACAGGTAATTATTTCAAGCTTGCCGGTATCTTGTATTTTTTTAAAACCTTCTATCAAATTGCCGTGATATTTTTCCCAGTAGTTTTTTGCGTTTTGCAAATCATCAGCATACATTTTTGCAACAGCGGCAAATTGCGGAAGGTTTTTTGTGCGATGAATTTCTTTATTGGCAAGTTCCAAAAGTGAACATATACGAAAGTAGCAGCGGCTTTGTAAAAGCGGATCGCTAAGCATTGCGGCAAGCGGCGGAGTTACGCTCATTGAAATGCCAAAATCTACGCCTTCGTCTAAAAAGCGCTCCATCATTAAAAGCAGCGGGATGTAGGTTTCTATTACGGCTTCAAAAAACCAGTCTTCTTCAAGGAAGTCGGGGTATTCGGGGTGGCGCACAAATGGAAGGTGCGCGTGCAGTTGCAGTAAAAAATAGCCTTTTGGATTCATTTTTTATTCTTTGTTTTAAGATCTCTCCCCACTTTTGGTGAGGCCTAGCCACGTCAGCCTGAGTCGTCTAG harbors:
- a CDS encoding DUF1957 domain-containing protein, whose amino-acid sequence is MNPKGYFLLQLHAHLPFVRHPEYPDFLEEDWFFEAVIETYIPLLLMMERFLDEGVDFGISMSVTPPLAAMLSDPLLQSRCYFRICSLLELANKEIHRTKNLPQFAAVAKMYADDLQNAKNYWEKYHGNLIEGFKKIQDTGKLEIITCGATHGFLPLKINKTSLRAQVRVAASEHERLFGRRPKGIWLPECAYADNVDADLKKEGINFFFLEAHGILYSTPRPKYGVFAPVYTPSGVAAFGRDMETAQQVWSAETGYPGDPDYREFYRDLGYDLDYDYIRPYLHSDGVRRNIGLKYYRITGKVPLSAKEAYNPDWAMQKAASHAGNFMFNRQKQIEHLSAVMDRPPVVVSMYDAELFGHWWFEGPKFIEYLFRKIHYDQNIFKTITPSKYLEMFPKNQVCSPAASSWGDKGYYEVWLNGTNDWIYRHLHKAADRMVELARQNQAPCELRTRALNQAARELLLAESSDWAFIMTTGTMVEYAEKRTKDHLVNFTKLYDALKNNNIDNPFLTYLEQKNNIFPTIDFRVYRD